From Dehalobacter sp. 12DCB1:
ATTGATTATATCAGGTCGATTAGGGAAGCCGATTCAGTTGCCGGTCTGTATCTGCCCAAGCATAAAATATGCTTACTCGATAAGAATGAATTTAACTGGCAATCAAACTTTAGCGGTCCATACCACCGTGAAATTGATTTTTCTTCCTTCTGCCGCCAGAGCAGACTGGAAGAGTACAGTCCAAAAATCAGTCAGCTCGGAGCAAGTCTTGCTGACATTGAGCAGGACATCATTGCCCAGCTTGGAAAAGACTATGTGCCAAAAAAAGAAAAGGAATATGAGGAGGATGGGTCCGCCTGTCAAGACAAAACCAGGAACATGGACACTGTCCTGTCTTTGGCCTGGAAAGGCGATCAGCAAGGCGGCCAGCAAGGTGATGACTCGCCGCATATTGATGAGATCACGCGAATCCTTTCCAGAATAAAAGCAAACAATCTGTCGTTTTATTTTCTCCATAGCCTTCAATTAGAGGGGTGGCTAAATCTTGCTCCGAGATATATTCGGGATTTTGACCGGATTTGCCTGGACGGCGAAGAGTCAGCTCACCTTCTGCGGGTACTGCTCGAAGAGGTTAAATGCCTGGGGCAGGCCATGGAAATCATTGTTCATCCGCTAAAACCGTACACAATCATCGGTCTGCTCTTCCCGGAAAAGAACCTGGCTGTCTGGAAAGGCAATCCCTGCCGGATTGAAGAGCAGGGTTTCCGGATGGGTCACAGTACGGAGCTGATAGCTATTCTTGAACAATACAGAAAGAAGCGCCTCGAATTAAAAAATTTAATTAATGACTCCGTGAATTTCAGGGGATTGGACCATTTTCGCAGCGAGCTCCTGAGCAGTATTTTGACGGACCTCCATCAAGGATGAAAGAAAAATGCGGGAATAAGAACAAAATGATATAATAAATATACTGTCTTTGATGGAGGGATATTCTATGGAATTTCAACTGCGGGCTCCTTATAGTCTTTCCGGAGATCAGCCCCAGGCAGTGGACAAGCTTGCTGAAGGCGTCCTTGCCGGCAAAAAACACCAGACGCTGCTGGGGGTTACCGGATCAGGCAAAACATTTACGATGGCCAGCATTATCGAACGCGTTCAAAAGCCCACCCTGGTTCTGGCACATAACAAGACGCTGGCCGGACAGCTGTACTGCGAGTTTAAGGAATTTTTCCCAGAGAATGCGGTTGAATATTTTGTCAGTTACTATGATTATTATCAGCCGGAAGCTTATGTTCCATCCAATGACCTCTATATTGAAAAAGACGCTTCTATTAATGAGGAAATAGAAAAGCTGCGGCATTCGGCCACAGCAGCTTTGTTTGAAAGAAGAGATGTCATCGTTGTTGCCAGTGTTTCCTGCATCTATGGTATGGGATCCCCGGACGAGTACCGGGATATGGTTCTGTCTTTGCGGCAGGGCCAGGAAATAGAGCGCAATCAGATGCTGCGCAAGCTGGTTGAAATCCAGTACGATCGGAATGATACTGCCTTTTATCGCGGAACTTTCCGGGTAAGAGGGGATGTCGTCGAGGTATGTCCTGCTTCTACGGATGAAAAAGCAGTCCGGATCGAAATGTTCGGCGATGAAATTGAGCATCTTTACGAGGTGAATCTTCTGACCGGTGAAATCCTGGGAGAAAGAAAACATATCTCTATTTTTCCGAACTCCCACTATGTTACCGAACGTGATAAATTAATGCTTGCAGCTGAAAATATTGAGCAGGAGCTTGAAGAGCGTCTGGCATATTTCCGCTCCCGGGAAAAGCTGCTGGAGGCTCAGCGCATTGAACAGAGAACTCGCTACGATATTGAAATGCTCCGAGAGATGGGATATTGCAACGGTATTGAAAATTATTCCCGGCATCTTACGTTTCGGAAACCAGGGGAAACACCCTATACCCTGCTGCATTTTTTTTCGAATGATTTTTTAATGTTCATTGATGAATCGCATCAGACGCTGCCTCAGGTCAGAGGTATGTACGAAGGGGACCGCTCGCGGAAAAGTACACTGGTGGAACATGGTTTCCGTCTGCCTTCAGCCATAGATAACCGGCCGCTGCGTTTTCCTGAATTCGAAATGGTTGTACCTCAAAGGGTCTACGTCAGTGCGACCCCCGGACCATACGAGATGGAGCACTGCCGCGAGGTTGTCGAGCAGATTATCCGGCCTACAGGCCTGATTGATCCCGAAATCATTGTGAAGCCCACTCAGGGGCAGATTGATGACCTGATCGGCGAGATCCGTCAGCGGATTGTCAGGGACGAAAGAATCCTCGTGACAACGCTGACTAAGAGAATGGCCGAAGACCTGACCGACTATCTGAAACAGTTGAATATTAATGTCAGATATCTTCATTCTGATATCCAAACCCTTGAGAGGCTTGAAATCCTAAGAGAACTCCGTCTCGGAGAAATCGATGTGATTATCGGAATTAATCTTTTAAGGGAAGGACTTGATCTGCCTGAGGTATCCCTTGTGGCGATTCTTGATGCTGATAAGGAAGGGTTCTTAAGATCGGAAAGGTCTTTGATCCAGACTGTCGGCCGGGCGGCACGTAATGTCAACGGAAAAGTCATCATGTATGCGGACAATATGACGGAATCCATGAAAGCCGCGATTGGTGAGACCAACCGTCGCCGGGCGATCCAGGAAGAATATAACAGAACACATGGAATTATCCCACAGACCATTCACAAGCAGATTTATGAAGTGCCTGAAGCGACGAAAGTTGCGGAGAAAAAGACGGCCTATGGGGAAAAAGGCGTCAAGTTAACACCTGAGGAACAGGAGAAAACTATTCAGGTCCTGGAAGAAGAGATGCTTAAGGCTGCCAGAGAACTGGATTTTGAACGCGCAGCTGATTTGAGGGATGCGATTATTGAACTGAAAGGAGAGTATGCTGGTATGACAAGGAGCAGTCACTCTAAATCCGGCAAAAACTATCCTTCCGAGAAACAGAACAGATCACGTAAAAAAAGAGGGTAAATGAATGCGAACAAATGTTCCCTTTTTCTGTTTTTTGGTGTAAGATAAGATCGTGGCTATTAGTAAAGAATCATGTTGAAAAAGAAGAGAATTGAGCATTAGAATTCAAGTAGAAGAGTTAAGCAACAGAATCAAGTAAAAACATTGCCATATTATCTTTAGAAGCTATATGGAGGAAATGTATGACCCAGGATTATATCAAGGTTAGGGGCGCCCGTGTTCATAACCTCAAAAACGTTGATGTCGATATTCCGCGGGACAAGCTCGTCGTGATTACCGGCCTGTCCGGCTCAGGAAAATCATCTCTGGCTTTTGACACCATTTACGCTGAAGGGCAAAGACGTTATGTTGAATCTCTTTCAGCTTATGCCCGCCAGTTTCTGGGGCAGATGGACAAACCGGATGTCGATTATATTGAAGGGCTATCACCCGCAATCTCCATTGATCAGAAGACGACCAGCCGCAATCCGCGATCAACCGTAGGAACGGTAACGGAAATCTATGATTATCTCAGACTGCTTTATGCGAGGGTCGGTCATCCGCATTGTCCGAACTGCGGTAAAGAGATCAGCCAACAGACCGTCCAGCAGATGGTAGATCAATTACTGAGCTATCCGGAGAAAACCCGTCTGCAGATTCTAGCACCGGTGATCAAAGGAAAAAAAGGAGAGCACGTCCGGACACTCGAACAGGTCAGAAAAAGCGGCTACGTCCGGGTGAGGGTGGACGGAGAAATCAGAGATCTCAGTGAGGAAATACTTCTTGAAAAAAACAAAAAGCACTCCATTGATGTGGTTGTCGATAGAATCTCCCTGAAGCCCGACAGCACCGCCCGGCTTGCCGACTCAATCGAGACTGCGCTGAAGCTCGCCGAAGGCACGGTTCTGGTTGACATCGCGGGTCAGGAAGAGATTCTGTTCAGCGAAAATTTTGCGTGCCCGGACTGCGGAATCGCAATCGACGAGATTGCTCCAAGACTGTTTTCTTTCAACAGCCCATTCGGGGCCTGTCCGTCGTGTACCGGACTCGGGGCGAATCTGGAAGCAGATATTGATCTGATTATCTCCGACCGCAGCAAGTCGATCAATGAAGGTGCAATCGTGCCGTGGGCGAAATCGAGTTCGAGCTATTATCCTGCCCTGCTGCAGGGGCTAGCCGAAAAATTCGAGTTCAGTCTGGATTGCCCGGTGAAAGATCTGACACCGGAGCAGTGGCAGGCCCTGGTCTATGGCTCTGATTCACCGATAAAATTCAGTTACTACAATGTCTTTGATGAATTAAAATATTGGAAAGCGCCTTTTGAAGGACTGGTTCCGTATTTTAACCGCCGATATAAGGAATCGACCTCGGACTATGTCCGGAATGAAATAGAAGGTCTGATGACAGAACGGCCTTGCCCGGCTTGTCAGGGCAAGAGGCTGAAACCGGAAGCGCTGGCTGTAAAGATTAATCGTTTATCCATCTATGAGCTGACCCGGCTTACCGTGATGGAGTCCCTGGACTTTTTTAAAAAGATTGTTCTAAGTGAAAAGGAACAGATGATTGCGCGCCAGGTTTTAAAAGAGATCAGGGAAAGGCTTGGTTTTCTGGTTAATGTCGGGCTGGACTACCTGACGCTGGATCGTGCCGCCGGGACTCTTTCAGGCGGGGAAGCCCAGAGGATCCGTCTGGCCACGCAGATTGGATCGAGTCTCACCGGCGTGCTGTATGTGTTGGATGAGCCAAGCATCGGTCTGCACCAGCGCGATAACGCTAAACTGCTGGATACGTTGAAAAAACTGCGGGACTTGGGGAACACGCTTTTGGTCGTGGAACATGATGAGGATACGCTCTTGGAGGCCGACCATATCATTGATATCGGCCCTGGTGCCGGAGCTCATGGCGGGCATATTGTGGCGCAGGGAGATCTGGAAGCGATTAAGGCGTGTGAAGCTTCGATTACCGGGCAGTATCAGACCGGTCGTAAAAAGATTGAAGTCCCGGCTGAACGGCGCCGGCCGAACGGAAAATGGCTTGAAGTAGTTGGTGCAGCCCAGAACAACCTGAAACAGCTTCATGCCAAATTTCCATTGGGTGTGATGACTTGTGTAACAGGCGTGTCCGGATCGGGCAAAAGCACGCTGGTCAACGAAATATTATTCAAAGGGCTTCAGATGGAACTCAAAATTAGCAGCAAAGTCCGTCCCGGGGTTTACCAGGAGCTCAAAGGGCTGGAGTATGTCGACAAGGTTATTGACATTGACCAGTCTCCGATCGGGCGTACACCGCGATCCAATCCGGCCACGTACACCGGACTATTTGATTTTATCCGGGACCTCTTTTCCCAGACGCCGGAAGCGAAAATCAGAGGCTATAAACAAGGCCGGTTCAGCTTCAATGTCAAAGGCGGACGCTGTGAGGCGTGCCGGGGAGACGGAATCATAAAAATTGAAATGCATTTTCTTCCGGATGTCTATGTCCCGTGTGAGGTATGCCGCGGGCAACGTTACAACCGGGAGACCCTGGAGGTAAGCTTTAAAGGGAAAAATATTGCGGAGATCCTCGACATGACGGTTGCTGAAGCGGTCGAATTTTTCGGGGCTGTACCTCGGATTGCTCGGAAGCTGCAGACGCTGCAGGATGTTGGCTTAGGCTACATCAAGCTTGGGCAACCGGCTACGACCCTTTCCGGGGGAGAGGCCCAGCGTGTTAAGTTGGCTACGGAGCTCAGCCGCCGCAGTACGGGGAAAACGCTGTATATTCTGGATGAACCGACGACCGGCCTGCACGTCGCCGATGTGGATAAGCTATTGAAGGTTCTGCAGCGCCTCGTTGAGGCGGGCGATTCCGTTTTGATCATTGAGCATAATCTGGACGTGATTAAAACCGCCGATTATATCATCGACCTCGGTCCCGAAGGCGGCAGCCGGGGAGGCGAGATTGTGGCAGTCGGTACGCCAGAGGAAATTGCCGCGGTTCCGGCCTCGTATACAGGACAGTTTTTAGGAAAACATCTGGGAATTTAGGACAATGGGTTAAATTCATTGATTTTTACAAGCTGGTGTCGTTTTATACGATGTCAGCTTTTTTGATTTTTCGACATTGTCATTAATTGGTGTACTCCCCTTGTGGAAAAGTGTCGGCAAGGGGTAGACAATTGAAGGCGAATAGTATATATTATATGGTAAATGATTTTAAGGAATTGTTCTTATATTTTTTGGAGGGAAAGAGAAAATGCGGTCGAAAGTCAACATCAATGCGTTACAGAACAAAGTGAATTTAAGTGAAAAAATTACCATGCTTACGTGCTATGACTATCCAATGGCGCTTCTCGAAGAGAAGGCTGGTATCGATATTATACTTGTCGGAGATTCTATGGCGATGACCGTTCTAGGAGAAGAAACGACCCTGGGCATGGACCTGGATACGATGGTCACACATGCCAAGGCAGTCCGTAAAGGTGCACCCACGGCATACTTAGTCGGCGATATGCCTTACATGACCTATCAGATCAGCAAAAAAGAAGCTATTCGCAATGCAAGCCGTTTTATGGCAGAGGCTGGCTGCGATGCGGTCAAGCTGGAGGGCGGATCCAATATGGCGGATACTGTCGAAGCTATGGTCAAAGCGACCATTCCTGTGATGGGACATCTCGGCTTAACCCCGCAATCGATGGCTCAGTTAGGCGGATTCAAATCCCAGGGCCGTGATTGTGCAGGTGCCTTAAAGATTATTGAAGATGCTCGGATTCTTGAGGAAGCTGGTATCAGTCTGCTGCTGCTGGAAGCTATACCGCCTGAAGTCGGCAAAATTGTTGCGGAAAGAGCAAATATCCCGGTTATTGGGATCGGAGCAGGTCCGTATGTTCATGGACAGCTGATGATCGTCCACGATGCGCTGGGGTTCTTTGACGCTTTCACCCCCAAATTTGTCAAGAAGTATGTAAACCTGAATTCCAT
This genomic window contains:
- the uvrB gene encoding excinuclease ABC subunit UvrB, which encodes MEFQLRAPYSLSGDQPQAVDKLAEGVLAGKKHQTLLGVTGSGKTFTMASIIERVQKPTLVLAHNKTLAGQLYCEFKEFFPENAVEYFVSYYDYYQPEAYVPSNDLYIEKDASINEEIEKLRHSATAALFERRDVIVVASVSCIYGMGSPDEYRDMVLSLRQGQEIERNQMLRKLVEIQYDRNDTAFYRGTFRVRGDVVEVCPASTDEKAVRIEMFGDEIEHLYEVNLLTGEILGERKHISIFPNSHYVTERDKLMLAAENIEQELEERLAYFRSREKLLEAQRIEQRTRYDIEMLREMGYCNGIENYSRHLTFRKPGETPYTLLHFFSNDFLMFIDESHQTLPQVRGMYEGDRSRKSTLVEHGFRLPSAIDNRPLRFPEFEMVVPQRVYVSATPGPYEMEHCREVVEQIIRPTGLIDPEIIVKPTQGQIDDLIGEIRQRIVRDERILVTTLTKRMAEDLTDYLKQLNINVRYLHSDIQTLERLEILRELRLGEIDVIIGINLLREGLDLPEVSLVAILDADKEGFLRSERSLIQTVGRAARNVNGKVIMYADNMTESMKAAIGETNRRRAIQEEYNRTHGIIPQTIHKQIYEVPEATKVAEKKTAYGEKGVKLTPEEQEKTIQVLEEEMLKAARELDFERAADLRDAIIELKGEYAGMTRSSHSKSGKNYPSEKQNRSRKKRG
- the uvrA gene encoding excinuclease ABC subunit UvrA, whose amino-acid sequence is MTQDYIKVRGARVHNLKNVDVDIPRDKLVVITGLSGSGKSSLAFDTIYAEGQRRYVESLSAYARQFLGQMDKPDVDYIEGLSPAISIDQKTTSRNPRSTVGTVTEIYDYLRLLYARVGHPHCPNCGKEISQQTVQQMVDQLLSYPEKTRLQILAPVIKGKKGEHVRTLEQVRKSGYVRVRVDGEIRDLSEEILLEKNKKHSIDVVVDRISLKPDSTARLADSIETALKLAEGTVLVDIAGQEEILFSENFACPDCGIAIDEIAPRLFSFNSPFGACPSCTGLGANLEADIDLIISDRSKSINEGAIVPWAKSSSSYYPALLQGLAEKFEFSLDCPVKDLTPEQWQALVYGSDSPIKFSYYNVFDELKYWKAPFEGLVPYFNRRYKESTSDYVRNEIEGLMTERPCPACQGKRLKPEALAVKINRLSIYELTRLTVMESLDFFKKIVLSEKEQMIARQVLKEIRERLGFLVNVGLDYLTLDRAAGTLSGGEAQRIRLATQIGSSLTGVLYVLDEPSIGLHQRDNAKLLDTLKKLRDLGNTLLVVEHDEDTLLEADHIIDIGPGAGAHGGHIVAQGDLEAIKACEASITGQYQTGRKKIEVPAERRRPNGKWLEVVGAAQNNLKQLHAKFPLGVMTCVTGVSGSGKSTLVNEILFKGLQMELKISSKVRPGVYQELKGLEYVDKVIDIDQSPIGRTPRSNPATYTGLFDFIRDLFSQTPEAKIRGYKQGRFSFNVKGGRCEACRGDGIIKIEMHFLPDVYVPCEVCRGQRYNRETLEVSFKGKNIAEILDMTVAEAVEFFGAVPRIARKLQTLQDVGLGYIKLGQPATTLSGGEAQRVKLATELSRRSTGKTLYILDEPTTGLHVADVDKLLKVLQRLVEAGDSVLIIEHNLDVIKTADYIIDLGPEGGSRGGEIVAVGTPEEIAAVPASYTGQFLGKHLGI
- the panB gene encoding 3-methyl-2-oxobutanoate hydroxymethyltransferase, giving the protein MRSKVNINALQNKVNLSEKITMLTCYDYPMALLEEKAGIDIILVGDSMAMTVLGEETTLGMDLDTMVTHAKAVRKGAPTAYLVGDMPYMTYQISKKEAIRNASRFMAEAGCDAVKLEGGSNMADTVEAMVKATIPVMGHLGLTPQSMAQLGGFKSQGRDCAGALKIIEDARILEEAGISLLLLEAIPPEVGKIVAERANIPVIGIGAGPYVHGQLMIVHDALGFFDAFTPKFVKKYVNLNSIILDALESYKNDVVGEQYPEDGHNYNFMNGELDKLLKQM